Within Vigna unguiculata cultivar IT97K-499-35 chromosome 2, ASM411807v1, whole genome shotgun sequence, the genomic segment GATGTAATTGTAATGTAATGTCTATGCTTCTCCCTTGCAGTTGCAGCAATTATTATACAATCTTTGGTTTCTTGTTTTGACAGAGGCTCGTCGACCAAAGGAGAGGTGTTTCCCTTTTCGGGGCTCCTCCTTTTCTTGCCCCTCTGAATTTTTCTCATTTGTCCTTCTATGTTCCATCACTTCAACATGAAAACGTCTTTTTAGCAATATATTTATTCCTCCCTCCTTCCACCCTGTCACTCacacactcactcactcactcactcactcactttCTGCTCTTTGCTTCATCCTCTCCAacctttcatttctcaatcacCTCTCTTCACTCTCTGCTCTTTATACACCACAATGGGACGTGATCATCACCATCTTATCCGTGCCCGAACACTCTCACTTGTTACCATTTCTCTTTGCTTTCTCATAATTTCAACTTGGACCCAGCTGGGACTTGTTACTGAAGGTAGATACATGCATTAGAAAAGTTTTCAAAGCTTCCAAATGGACACCAGTACCACCTGCAACTAACAATTTCTTATCTTTGTTCTAACAGGTAGAAAGACTCCCAAACAGAATGGATTTTATCAGGTACAACCCAGCTAGCTTACTTTTAAATTGGTTCTTCATTCTCTGCAAATTATTAGCACGACTGATTCATTACTGATCCCAAACATGGTGATTTGTGTAGACAGTACATGATGACAAAACAACGGTGAGGGCACAGATAGGCTCAAGACCACCAAGGTGTGAGAGAAGGTGCAGGTCTTGTGGACACTGTGAGGCCATTCAGGTACCTACAAATCCTCAAGCGCAGAATGGGAGGATCAACTCTTCAACTCTGTCAACAATTGCTTTTCCAGTGGGAGAAGGCGGGTCCAACTACAAGCCCATGAGTTGGAAGTGCAAATGTGGGAACCGTATTTTCAACCCCTGATTCCAATTGTTCCACAATTTAGTTGTTAGATAATCAAGGATGACAGCAACTAATTTACCAATTTTGTACATGAATATACATTTCTAAgtaattctttttgtttttttagtctTTTGTTTTTACCTCTCAATGACCTCTCTCTGAGGTGagcttttatttttctatagtAAATTGCCCTCATTTCCTTGCAGGAAATGTTTAGTTGTATCATTTTGCGGGTGCTATGGTTCGTTCAACATGTAAATTGCATTTTGCAAGTTGATTTAGCACTCACTTCTGCTTCTCAGAAGCAAATTCTGCGAGCCCAAAACTTAAAACTGAGTGCTAGTTTGCGTAGAGCAGCTTTTTTCTGTTCATTTTTGGGGTGACTATTTCTCtgttttgatttcttttatttttctataatgtgtgtgtgtatatatatatatatatatatatatataaatattgacaTGGCTAACACGTTGGTAAACTTCCCAAATAATATGAGTGATTTTACGACAGTACAATAGTGAAGCTTGTAAAATTAATGGAAGGAACAACTTTCCTAACTAATATAACTGACATGCAAGTGATTTATAGATATATTACAGAAAATTTGATAACAAGTTAAAATGAAATTCCTTTTTGTTTTCCCTTGAGATTCCTGCACTAACATGAGGTCAAAGAATACAATCAATCTTTTCTAAGTTTTTAAAAAACAGCACCATGAACTGTGCTTTACTTTTTGTGTTCTTTCTATTGAGCAATCCTGTAGCACTCTCTAGACGGAGCCAAACTCTGCTACATGCAATATGAGAAagcaacaaaaagaaaaattgacaaCCTAACCTCTGATTGTACTCTTGATTTCCtttttcttgtaatattatTCCAAAACGTGAACAGACATTAATTGTTCACTGCTTGTCCTGAGCGAGTATTAGGTTGCTGTAAACTAGATTTCTCATAATACTGTGACCCACACACCACTGAATTGGAGTGATCAATCTATTCTGCAATTTTTCTAGAGcaaaaatttagaaatgatATCAAGCAGCTTCTGatatatgattttgtttacTTAAATGAACAAAAGACAAACAAGACAATAAATAGAACTAAAATTAAGACATACTGCAATTCTAGTTAGCCTATCATCTAATCATACCAGttagaaaactaaaattttgCTGAATATCTAAGTTCTAAAATAAGTAGTGATGTAACATGTTCAAAGTCGCACTTTGGTTATCACTCATGCTTGTAGAAAATGAAGATATATTATGAATGCATTGCCACTGTTTGACTCTACAGTGAATTGTAGTATTCGAGAATCAATATATATTGTGTGGTCAAACGATAATTGGCACTGATAACTAGCCACCGAAAGCAAGCAGAGAATGGTATGCAGGGCTAAAATTTTCCTAGTATCCTAAGAAATTGGCATAGTTTTTCCATTAATTGGTGGTAAACTGCTGAGTACATGAACAGAGGGAGATGGTTAGTTGGAATGAAATCCCATACTGTGATTTCTGTTCAAAATGACAACACAATAAGAAGTCACATGATGTAACACCCTTCCCATCTCGAACATGTTGATTGGTGCATCAATAGTTAGAAGGCACCAGATCAGATGCTGTTTTCAGTAAAGCAAACTCTGTGGAGTATTATATAAACTTCTTTCTATTTCCTAGTTATTTTGAGTCCTTTTCGTAGATGTCTAAAAAATACTCTTTCTATGTACTAGTTTTTTTCATGGCACTagtaaaatcattttctttgCCTATGCAAATATAAACTGAAGTTTTAACAAAATTCGAACCAAACTGCGTATAACTTGCATTGTCTTGAACAGCAATACTGGTACATTTGTTGTTTGGACAATTCGTCTTATTTTACGAATATCCAGACACTACAATAATGGCTTCCACACTGTGGATTGAATAGATGATTGATGGATTTGCGCGACTGCGTTTGCATAAAAATAAGGTGCAACAGTAGTACCCTTCGAAAACCCATTTGTCGTGAAGTAAATTTAAACCCAATGCGTATAATTATTACTTCTATTTTCTATTCTGTGAGCATAACTTGTCGAAAACGAAGAACATGCATTGACCTCTTAATTTAAATGGTTATGCAACTTTCCAAAAGTTATGCGAGGTATAACCATAAATGGGTCCGAGTCTGAGACACaaagaaactaaatttaataacggaaattgattttattagtACCATTATTTCTTTGGTACTGATAGTAAGCCAAATGCTTTAACTTTCATTTAGTTTCCCGAATATTTGTAGCCATCACGTGTAGCATTTCTCGTTCAGAAGATGAGTGCAAATTTAATCATTCTACCCAATTGTAGCATATTAAATATCAGAACTCTGattaatcattacatttattgCATGCAGAGAAATGTTTCCTTAACAACAAGAGAAATTATTGCAAACTAGTTTTTGATTACAAAAAGCTGAGCGGAGGAAAATATGACTATAGAAAGAACAGAAGGTTTTGTGTTATTTGTTTAGTTGGAGACGTGAATTGAAAAAGCATAATTTTTTGAAGGTGAATAATGCAGATGAAGGAAAGGGAATTAAGCAAGGAAATCCATGAAGATATGGTGGTTATGGTATGTATAAAAAAGCAGGAAAAATGAAAGGGAATGTTGGTGCAAAGCAAAGGTCAAGACAGAGACAAGTGAAAAGGTTGGGTTGGGGACCACGATGAGAAAAGGAATAGTGATTCCGATTCCCCCATATATTACATAGATGACATGATATATAGAAGCCTTTTTCTCTCAAGTTTTTTGTGCTGTAAATATCAGCAACACGGTTTTGAAGATGGCCCATCCCTGTGGCGTGGACAAATAAAATGTACTGCATACATACACCAGTCATACTTTAGTTCCCATCTGATGCTGATGGAGCAGCAGCTGTGGTAAGTGATAAAGCACTCACATTCTCATTCTGattcttattgttatttattattattattattattctattctaTAACGCCTTTGTCAGGATATATTCACCCAAAAATGCCACTTATCACACATCGTTTTTGGCATTAACCTAAATGCATTTTCAAGGATGACATGACTTGGCTCTTTTGTTTTGGTTTCGCCACCTTACAAGCTACTTTAACCACACTCAATTCTTACCGTTTACCTTAACCACACTCATGACACGTTAAGACAAAAATACCGACCTAAATTTTCGTGTACCTCGTAACTAAACATCATGTGCTCACCTTTGAAAGGCCCAACATAAATCTTGGTTCGCTGAGAAAGAATTGGGCCTCAAACCAAGCTGTAGAAAAAAGGAGACGGGAATCTCTTGCTGCACCTGGTGTAGGGTTAAAAAGGGAATAAAATTTTATGGGGTGCAGAATGCAATAAAGGGAGGTGCAGGAATAAGAAAAGGAGagttttttcttcatttatatttcttccaaTACCCCTCCTTCGTTATTAAATAGGCCACTTACAATGGAACACATAGGGAATTGCTATTTACATCCCCTTTCCTTCTTTTGAATGTCAAATTATCTCATTAACCTTaatgtccttttttttttttcaaatagctCCATTTATACATTCTCCTATTATAGTTTTAACGTTTACCCTTTATCACCCCTTCTTATAGTTTTTTCTTTCGTAATTGGGGATGAACAACAACGGTCCCCACTTTATCAGCATTGAGAAACAATTCACTCATCCCAAAgctcctttctctctttttttttctttttttaaaaatgaataaattttatttattacaacaaTTCCGAAACATACTTTACGAAAGTATCCTAATTGGAAACTATctcaaaagttactttttagAACTATCTTTGCAAGGTATTTTTGGAATGACAAAAGTAATACAATATGTTTCGATTTTATGCACACAATCTAGCATTCAAACAcatttaaaattctattttcaAACGGTGGGATattttcaaatacaattttttaaatatattttggataatGTAATTCAGAGgatatttttgaattgaaaatatatttcaaaatccatatttaaaaaaatattttttaatacatttaaaattgtataaattgtatattttagaaaatatttttgaattcaaaaatatctttcaaattggacaataaaaaaaaggtgcaaaaagaaaaaatagagagGTACAGAAAGAAGCAGCATATGTAGATCTAGGTGAAATGAAACCATAGtcagagatggcaaataaactcgtcctcGTGGGTATTGTTCGAATCCGtctccgttttgacgggaaattcccacattgactaggtatgggtatgggtatggggaatctccgactttttcaattgggtatggggttgggtatggggatgtacatatccacgccatattacccgtcccctttaaattattaaaatattcctaattttgtcatttgaataacttttttatttcactaaaaaaagtttggttatttttcaaccactgagtatatatgttgatatttgaaaatttttcttagatttttaggatatttttcaacttatcatactcttaattatacatttgttttcctttgtgcaatttatttcaatagtctctcaaattgtttgtaaacatttgttaattttttaatatttttatttcttgtttattttcattatgtagaatactatttcgatatattttatctatttattttttatttttttaactcattttcaatcatactgtaattttttaactataattgtataaaaaacttttatttactataatataaaaatttaatgtaattgtcattaatatttttttatcaccatccaacataattgaagttcaaaagatataatatctatgttaaaattttattattatgattattatttgttctttgtatatcatttttattaagtaatgtattataacttttattagtgtataaaacagagattcattagaatttaaaagattgaagtaaacaaacatttaaaatatattttaatttgaatatttgttttccttttatattttcttaaaaatatttttaaattttatcaattaggtttcattaatttttgcaaatttaataaatgtattggttctcataaaattttatttggtattataatctaaaatgtaaaaaaatataatttattttaaacttttattatgattattatttgttctttgtatcattttgatccaatgatgtattataacttttattagtgtataaaaaagagattcattagaatttaaaagattgaagtaaacaaatatttaaaatatattttaatt encodes:
- the LOC114174545 gene encoding EPIDERMAL PATTERNING FACTOR-like protein 2; translation: MGRDHHHLIRARTLSLVTISLCFLIISTWTQLGLVTEGRKTPKQNGFYQTVHDDKTTVRAQIGSRPPRCERRCRSCGHCEAIQVPTNPQAQNGRINSSTLSTIAFPVGEGGSNYKPMSWKCKCGNRIFNP